One Sphingobacteruim zhuxiongii DNA window includes the following coding sequences:
- a CDS encoding sugar MFS transporter, whose protein sequence is MANFSIESVQVDPVEEQSDVNYTPALITMAVLYFMMGFITCLNDTLVPFFKSGFELNYAQSSLVQFYFFLTYGLMSIPAGRLVGKIGYKNGIVLGFAIAAIGAALFFPASLLHQYSLFLMALFVLAIGIVLLQVAANPYITALGSPKTASARLSLIQGMGSIGTTIAPIFGAFFILANLEQSADSSEAVVWPYMGIGATLLLIAFIVSRLKLPRIKTQEANSRTASTSIWKHRNLRFGIIALFCYVGAEVAIGTFLTNYIGDVLDISEKSANIYVSIYWGSMFVGRILGAVLLKYLSAAKVLMSVALLAIALIAISLLGDGVVSAYSMVAVGFCNSIMFAIIFSLSVQGLGNQTTQASGLLSSAIVGGSIIPYLQGLAIDNFNWTVAFLLPIACYLFIVYYGFNGYKTKLD, encoded by the coding sequence ATGGCAAACTTCTCGATAGAAAGCGTGCAGGTCGATCCTGTAGAGGAACAGTCAGACGTAAACTATACGCCTGCCTTAATCACCATGGCGGTATTGTACTTTATGATGGGTTTTATTACCTGCTTAAACGATACCTTGGTTCCTTTTTTCAAAAGTGGATTCGAACTTAATTATGCTCAATCTTCTCTCGTACAATTCTATTTTTTCCTAACCTACGGTCTGATGTCGATTCCTGCCGGAAGGCTCGTCGGTAAGATTGGTTATAAAAATGGCATCGTCTTAGGCTTTGCGATTGCGGCTATTGGGGCGGCCCTATTTTTTCCAGCTTCCCTGCTTCACCAATATAGCTTATTCCTCATGGCACTCTTTGTTCTAGCTATTGGTATTGTATTGCTGCAGGTTGCCGCAAATCCTTATATTACGGCGCTAGGCTCACCAAAGACCGCATCGGCAAGACTTAGCCTCATTCAGGGAATGGGATCCATAGGAACGACGATAGCGCCTATTTTTGGCGCATTCTTTATTCTCGCTAATCTCGAACAAAGCGCCGATTCCAGTGAAGCTGTTGTATGGCCGTATATGGGGATAGGTGCTACTTTACTACTGATCGCTTTCATTGTTTCCAGATTAAAACTACCGAGAATAAAAACACAGGAAGCCAATAGCAGAACAGCAAGTACTTCCATCTGGAAGCATAGAAACCTGCGCTTCGGTATTATTGCACTTTTTTGCTACGTAGGCGCCGAAGTAGCAATTGGAACCTTCCTAACCAATTATATTGGCGATGTATTAGACATATCCGAGAAATCAGCGAATATCTATGTTTCTATTTATTGGGGTAGCATGTTTGTCGGAAGAATTCTAGGTGCTGTCTTATTGAAATACCTGTCAGCAGCCAAGGTGCTGATGTCTGTTGCACTATTGGCGATCGCTTTAATCGCAATCTCACTCTTAGGCGATGGCGTCGTTTCAGCCTACAGTATGGTCGCTGTTGGCTTCTGCAATTCAATTATGTTTGCGATTATCTTTTCCCTTTCTGTTCAAGGTCTAGGAAACCAAACTACACAGGCTTCTGGACTGTTATCATCGGCTATTGTTGGCGGTTCTATCATCCCGTATCTTCAAGGACTAGCTATTGATAACTTCAACTGGACTGTGGCATTTCTATTACCAATAGCCTGTTATCTTTTTATTGTGTATTATGGTTTCAATGGCTATAAGACAAAATTAGACTAG
- a CDS encoding LacI family DNA-binding transcriptional regulator, whose product MYKPITIKDIARALAISPSTVSRALSDSYEINELTKKRILDYAEEHKYKRNPIASSLRHGRSYSIGVVVCEVANSFFSQAINGIESVAYAKGYHVIISQSHDAYEREVMNIQHLANRSVDGLLISMSAETTDFSHIVDLHGRGLPFVFFDRIINEFETHTVTVNNREGARKATQSLIDKGFRHIVHLANAPHLSITAERLEGFKDALRDNQLPYTDSLVRYCHHGGRLQEEIEDAVAYYANLDQKVDAIFVASDRLSMGCIQAYHQLQPVAQHPAIAGFSNSDSLNMLQPDFTCVRQPAFEMGRAATEKLIQLIESRYPVYHFENIVLETEIITH is encoded by the coding sequence ATGTATAAGCCGATTACGATTAAAGACATTGCTCGTGCTTTAGCAATTTCTCCTTCCACCGTCTCCCGAGCATTAAGCGACAGTTATGAAATTAATGAACTTACGAAAAAGCGTATTCTGGATTACGCAGAAGAGCATAAGTATAAAAGAAATCCTATAGCCTCGAGTTTACGTCATGGGCGTAGCTATTCCATTGGGGTTGTTGTATGTGAAGTTGCGAATAGTTTTTTCTCGCAGGCGATCAATGGTATTGAGTCTGTTGCGTATGCCAAGGGATATCACGTCATTATCTCGCAGAGCCACGATGCCTATGAGCGGGAGGTGATGAATATACAGCATTTAGCGAATCGCTCGGTGGATGGGCTGCTGATTTCGATGTCTGCGGAGACGACCGATTTCTCTCATATTGTTGATTTACATGGACGTGGGTTACCCTTTGTATTTTTCGATCGGATAATCAATGAGTTTGAGACGCATACTGTTACGGTCAATAATCGTGAAGGTGCTCGCAAAGCGACACAATCATTAATTGATAAGGGATTTCGGCATATTGTGCATCTTGCGAATGCTCCGCATCTATCGATAACCGCAGAGCGATTGGAAGGATTTAAAGATGCCCTTAGAGATAATCAGTTACCCTATACCGACTCCCTAGTGCGATACTGTCATCATGGTGGCCGTTTACAAGAAGAGATAGAAGATGCGGTGGCGTATTATGCGAACTTAGATCAGAAAGTCGATGCGATTTTTGTGGCGAGTGATCGTCTAAGTATGGGTTGCATTCAAGCATATCATCAATTGCAGCCCGTAGCACAGCATCCTGCCATTGCGGGCTTTTCTAACTCGGATAGCTTAAACATGTTGCAGCCTGACTTTACCTGTGTACGGCAGCCCGCCTTTGAGATGGGCAGAGCCGCCACAGAGAAATTAATTCAACTCATCGAGAGTCGTTATCCGGTTTATCATTTTGAAAATATCGTTCTAGAAACGGAGATCATTACGCACTAG
- a CDS encoding SusC/RagA family TonB-linked outer membrane protein, with amino-acid sequence MRNKPINFRGVPIVILFMMIGFFSFAQERLIRGKILDTEGNPLEGVSIKLKDIAGAGTLSAKDGTFQLQLSAAAKTLLISNVGYNAKQVHIGPSDNNISIRLESNTQDFEEVVVVGYGAMKKRDLTGAVASVNAKDLNTIPAGNPLEALQGKIAGVDIGAVTSPGSAPRIRIRGNRSLNASNEPLYVVDGIPRNSIDDIPVNDIESMEVLKDAASTAIYGSRGANGVVLVSTRRAKANTPTSVSYNTYVGMNKARFPKMMTGDEYVQFRRDVFRASHNNGWASGEPRNEDVFAAKELAIVNSGQFVDWQDLMYRKQSMNQEHNISIAHGSEKTQMVIFAGYRDEEGYYKTNDFKRYNLSVNLDHRISDALKIGLSSRLSNSDRNLFWAPDVNMLYMNPTATPYDEQGNMIWNPSVQQTAAWNILANYQEPYINNDNWVKSFNVLYAEYSFFDGFKLRSNFGLDLAQQKRREYYGSMTTLRYGRPDYARKAEEARTGILWDNILSYDKKFNKHSVNGTFVVSYQQQKTNGFFASGEGFPGEELEDWNLNSATQNLLMGSDYEKWTLGSLLGRFQYGYDSKYLLNFSFRADGSSVLADGNKWGYFPAVSAAWVIDQEEFFESKTINALKLRASYGVVGNSAIAPYSTLANTMQATYNFGEKTYFGYKLGGLVNKQLGWEYSGTYNFGLDFGLLSNRISGTFEFYKTATTDLLMKRSLPDFSGSESPGSNGIGSSPASVFQNIGSTSNTGFEAMITSNNIVSDKFSWSTTFNFYTNKEKIVSLLTDEDMVGNKWFIGQPIGVYYDYDKLGIWQTEEKDAAAGFQRKPGDPKLRDVNADGIIDADHDRVVLGQTSPKFGGFIRNSFGYKGFNLAIALEGKFGHMVESSMLGGNIFYDGTRWAPQALAGNYWTPDNPDGEYPYLNRAVEQRANLFGIRKGGYINVQEISLGYAIQEKLGPFKTLNIYARARNPFYLYKQDKDLDPQSPNFDYSAYRVFVLGLNINL; translated from the coding sequence ATGAGAAACAAACCTATTAACTTTAGAGGAGTGCCCATCGTTATTTTGTTCATGATGATCGGCTTTTTTTCCTTCGCGCAAGAGCGGCTTATCCGCGGTAAGATTTTAGATACCGAAGGCAATCCCCTCGAAGGTGTCAGCATTAAACTCAAAGATATTGCTGGAGCGGGTACTTTGTCTGCCAAAGATGGAACCTTCCAATTGCAACTCAGCGCTGCCGCAAAAACACTCCTCATCAGCAATGTAGGATACAACGCCAAACAAGTACATATAGGACCCTCCGACAATAATATATCCATTCGGCTAGAATCAAATACCCAAGACTTTGAAGAAGTCGTAGTCGTGGGTTATGGTGCCATGAAGAAGCGCGACCTAACTGGTGCAGTCGCTTCGGTGAATGCTAAAGATCTCAATACCATCCCAGCAGGCAATCCACTGGAAGCACTACAAGGAAAAATAGCTGGTGTCGATATTGGTGCTGTTACTTCACCAGGTTCAGCACCCAGAATCCGAATCCGCGGAAACCGATCCCTCAATGCCAGTAACGAACCTCTCTATGTGGTAGACGGTATTCCGAGAAATTCCATTGATGATATTCCTGTAAACGATATCGAATCAATGGAAGTACTAAAAGATGCCGCATCAACTGCAATCTATGGTAGTCGTGGTGCAAACGGTGTCGTCCTCGTATCCACCCGACGCGCAAAAGCAAATACCCCAACTTCAGTCTCCTACAATACCTATGTCGGGATGAACAAAGCCCGCTTTCCAAAGATGATGACAGGGGATGAGTATGTGCAATTTCGCAGAGATGTATTTCGTGCTAGCCATAATAACGGATGGGCATCCGGCGAACCGAGAAATGAAGATGTCTTCGCAGCAAAAGAACTCGCCATAGTCAATAGTGGACAATTCGTCGACTGGCAAGATCTCATGTACAGAAAGCAAAGTATGAATCAAGAGCATAATATCAGTATTGCCCATGGTTCCGAGAAAACACAGATGGTCATCTTTGCCGGTTACCGTGATGAAGAAGGTTATTATAAGACGAATGATTTCAAGCGTTACAACCTGAGCGTAAACCTAGATCATCGGATTAGTGATGCCTTGAAAATTGGTTTATCGTCCCGCTTGTCTAACAGCGACAGAAACCTATTTTGGGCACCCGATGTGAATATGCTGTATATGAACCCCACAGCAACCCCATATGATGAACAGGGCAATATGATTTGGAATCCCTCTGTACAACAAACTGCCGCTTGGAATATCTTAGCCAATTATCAGGAACCTTATATTAACAACGATAATTGGGTAAAGAGTTTCAATGTGCTCTATGCGGAATACAGTTTCTTTGATGGCTTTAAACTCAGATCCAATTTCGGACTTGATTTGGCACAGCAAAAGCGCCGCGAATATTATGGCTCCATGACCACTCTGCGCTATGGTCGCCCGGATTATGCGCGCAAAGCCGAAGAAGCGAGAACTGGTATCTTATGGGATAATATCCTGAGTTATGATAAGAAGTTTAATAAGCATAGCGTCAATGGAACCTTTGTTGTCAGCTATCAACAACAGAAAACTAATGGCTTCTTTGCTTCCGGCGAGGGATTCCCAGGTGAAGAGCTCGAAGACTGGAACCTGAACTCTGCAACACAGAATCTGTTAATGGGCTCCGATTATGAGAAATGGACACTAGGCTCTTTACTCGGACGCTTTCAATATGGCTATGACAGTAAGTATCTCTTGAACTTCTCCTTCCGTGCAGACGGTTCTTCTGTCTTGGCGGATGGCAATAAATGGGGCTATTTCCCTGCGGTTTCCGCAGCATGGGTGATCGATCAAGAGGAATTCTTTGAATCGAAAACTATCAATGCTTTAAAGCTTAGAGCAAGTTACGGTGTCGTAGGTAATTCCGCTATCGCGCCGTATTCTACATTGGCGAATACCATGCAAGCAACCTACAACTTCGGCGAGAAAACATATTTCGGCTATAAGCTCGGCGGATTAGTCAATAAGCAACTCGGATGGGAGTATTCTGGAACTTATAACTTCGGTTTAGATTTCGGACTCTTATCAAATCGCATATCAGGAACCTTTGAATTCTATAAAACTGCAACAACAGACTTATTGATGAAGCGAAGCCTGCCTGATTTCTCAGGCTCCGAAAGCCCTGGCTCGAACGGCATCGGTTCTTCGCCGGCAAGTGTCTTCCAAAACATAGGAAGCACAAGCAATACTGGATTTGAGGCCATGATCACCTCTAATAACATCGTTTCGGATAAGTTTAGCTGGAGTACCACTTTTAACTTCTATACAAACAAAGAGAAGATCGTATCCTTATTAACCGATGAAGATATGGTCGGCAACAAATGGTTTATTGGCCAACCTATCGGCGTATACTATGATTATGATAAATTGGGAATTTGGCAAACCGAGGAAAAGGATGCCGCAGCAGGATTTCAACGGAAACCAGGTGATCCAAAACTAAGAGATGTCAACGCCGATGGTATTATTGATGCCGATCATGACCGCGTTGTATTGGGACAAACCTCTCCAAAATTTGGTGGTTTTATCCGCAATAGTTTTGGTTATAAGGGTTTCAACTTAGCCATCGCCTTGGAAGGTAAGTTTGGTCATATGGTCGAAAGTAGTATGCTTGGCGGAAACATCTTCTACGATGGTACTCGCTGGGCACCGCAAGCGCTTGCTGGCAACTACTGGACCCCAGACAATCCTGATGGCGAATACCCATATTTAAACCGTGCGGTAGAGCAACGCGCCAATCTATTTGGAATCCGAAAAGGCGGCTACATCAATGTACAGGAAATATCCCTAGGCTATGCCATCCAAGAAAAATTAGGGCCATTTAAAACGCTCAATATTTATGCGCGTGCTAGAAACCCATTCTATCTCTATAAACAGGATAAAGACCTCGATCCGCAGTCACCAAACTTTGACTATTCCGCGTATCGCGTATTCGTATTGGGTTTAAACATCAACTTATAA
- a CDS encoding RagB/SusD family nutrient uptake outer membrane protein, which yields MKAFKYIGSKIAISLLILSASSCSDLLEEEPKGMINETFLATESGLKNLVISQYFQCRNIVEDLRFTGEYPSDITTYSVNSVDAIEIGSGNTSNMPTLGAFSLFWRHLYAGINNMNFGLEALETLSFNGSESIKGELSFFRAWYNLLIVESWGAGAHYAEKSTNTILTDGNQQPVEVFYKRILSDINTAIATLPLTSPERGRVTKPAAEAMKTKILLALAGYNQSTITAAGYDSKDKLYTEVKQLADNVITKYQYSLLPKFEDIFSVYQEGNAETIWAVQFSAEDKYNTSDMTTGGHGLHRYWVGNYNRSARTGQIVPRTYGHSIFYGREYRHAMMTRYFLKLFNQAEDSRTEGTIQTVWRALWSESLQKESDVGLPVKNGQATDTLLFKPLYDVDETMAQAFAKRGIAVDGLNHIYDADGTPKPAARSWYHTMTKHLDPSRKVPKEEASHKDVIMLRLGEIYLNAAEAAFNLNDKTAAADYIDRLRVRARKTPGALAVKSADISLDFLLDERARELGGELYRWFDLKRTHKLVERSKAYNPDAKGVLAIHELRPVPQSELDKVTNRNDFVQNPGYPTK from the coding sequence ATGAAAGCATTTAAATATATAGGTTCAAAAATCGCAATCTCTCTACTAATTCTGTCGGCATCTTCTTGCAGCGATCTGCTCGAAGAGGAACCCAAGGGGATGATTAATGAAACCTTCCTGGCAACAGAAAGCGGATTGAAAAACCTGGTGATCTCCCAGTATTTTCAATGTAGAAATATCGTAGAAGATCTGCGTTTTACAGGAGAGTACCCTTCTGATATTACCACTTACTCGGTCAATAGCGTCGATGCCATAGAAATAGGCTCTGGAAACACCAGTAACATGCCGACACTCGGTGCTTTCTCCTTATTCTGGAGACATTTGTATGCCGGTATCAACAATATGAACTTTGGTCTTGAAGCCTTGGAAACGTTAAGCTTTAATGGATCGGAAAGCATCAAAGGCGAGTTGTCTTTCTTTCGCGCTTGGTACAATTTACTTATTGTAGAAAGCTGGGGAGCAGGGGCGCATTATGCAGAGAAATCCACTAATACCATTCTGACTGATGGCAATCAGCAACCAGTCGAAGTATTCTATAAACGAATACTTTCCGACATCAACACTGCAATTGCCACGTTGCCACTCACATCGCCAGAGCGTGGACGAGTAACTAAGCCTGCGGCGGAAGCAATGAAAACCAAAATTCTACTCGCCCTTGCGGGTTATAACCAATCGACAATCACAGCTGCTGGCTACGATAGCAAAGACAAACTTTATACAGAGGTAAAGCAATTGGCCGATAATGTCATTACGAAATACCAGTATAGCCTCTTGCCGAAATTCGAAGATATCTTTAGTGTATACCAAGAGGGGAATGCAGAAACAATCTGGGCTGTTCAGTTCTCCGCTGAAGATAAATACAATACCAGTGATATGACGACCGGTGGTCATGGCTTACACCGCTATTGGGTAGGTAACTATAACCGTTCTGCTCGTACTGGACAAATTGTCCCAAGAACCTATGGCCACTCCATCTTCTACGGTCGCGAATATAGGCATGCTATGATGACGCGTTATTTCCTAAAGCTATTTAATCAGGCTGAAGATAGCCGCACCGAGGGAACCATTCAAACCGTATGGCGTGCCCTGTGGAGCGAAAGCTTGCAGAAGGAAAGTGATGTTGGTCTGCCAGTTAAAAATGGACAAGCAACAGACACCTTGCTTTTCAAACCTTTATATGATGTGGATGAGACAATGGCACAGGCTTTTGCAAAACGCGGCATCGCTGTCGACGGCCTAAATCATATTTATGATGCCGATGGTACGCCGAAGCCTGCTGCCAGAAGTTGGTATCATACCATGACGAAACATTTGGATCCTTCCAGAAAGGTACCCAAAGAAGAAGCATCCCATAAAGACGTGATTATGCTACGCTTGGGTGAGATTTATTTAAATGCTGCCGAAGCGGCTTTCAACCTCAATGATAAAACCGCCGCTGCAGATTATATCGATAGACTTCGCGTACGAGCGCGCAAAACTCCTGGAGCCCTAGCCGTAAAATCGGCCGATATCAGTCTTGACTTTCTACTGGATGAGCGCGCGCGTGAACTAGGAGGGGAGCTATACCGATGGTTTGATTTAAAGCGAACACATAAATTAGTAGAACGCAGCAAAGCGTATAATCCTGACGCCAAGGGCGTACTCGCTATACATGAATTGCGACCAGTGCCGCAATCCGAACTCGATAAAGTAACCAATAGAAACGACTTTGTACAAAACCCTGGATATCCTACAAAATAG
- a CDS encoding Gfo/Idh/MocA family protein: MENMHQNSRREFIKKASLGVVGLSTMGFSAKSYARIIGSNDRVRVGIVGFSNRFKGSLFPCFMEHAKAQNFELVAVSDLWNRRRDEAYAFVKQKAGIEIGKYRNNDELFPRNDVDAVIISTADFQHALIAADAVRHGMDVYVEKPLAETLEDAKIVRKAVEETGKILQVGSQRRSAPNYIAANEFIRSGKFGDIKMVDMTWNVNQPGRWRLPQLTKEIRQQDTDWNRFLMNRPKVDWNPRYYLEYRLFWPYSSGIFGQWMAHQIDTVHWFTGLNHPRSVVASGGIYQWNDGRTNPDTLTAVMDYGPANDMNKGFQVLYSSRFTNSAGDVKELYFSNSGSLNLDTNEVNSLGGLTQKAAAEMGLKENLLQPFTLPNATRLETSANTGGDPMTSLHMLNWMECVRNRKTPNADVVAGYNHSVANIMGRTAYETGKRVTFDDVKQVVVTS; encoded by the coding sequence ATGGAAAACATGCATCAAAATTCTCGTAGAGAATTTATTAAAAAGGCCTCCTTGGGTGTCGTAGGACTCTCTACAATGGGCTTCAGCGCGAAGAGCTATGCTCGGATTATAGGCTCGAACGATCGCGTTCGTGTTGGTATTGTAGGCTTCTCCAATCGCTTTAAAGGATCGCTCTTTCCTTGTTTTATGGAACATGCCAAAGCCCAGAACTTTGAACTCGTCGCCGTATCCGATTTATGGAACCGACGTCGCGATGAAGCGTACGCCTTTGTGAAGCAGAAAGCTGGAATAGAGATCGGTAAGTATAGGAATAACGATGAGTTATTCCCGCGCAATGATGTCGATGCAGTAATTATTAGTACTGCGGACTTTCAACATGCACTGATTGCAGCTGATGCTGTACGTCATGGAATGGACGTATATGTCGAGAAGCCATTAGCGGAAACGCTAGAAGATGCCAAAATTGTACGCAAGGCAGTCGAAGAAACCGGTAAAATTCTACAGGTGGGATCGCAGCGGCGTAGTGCCCCGAACTATATTGCCGCCAATGAATTTATCCGTTCCGGGAAATTTGGCGATATCAAAATGGTTGATATGACATGGAATGTAAATCAACCCGGCCGCTGGCGATTACCACAGTTAACCAAAGAAATCAGACAACAAGACACCGACTGGAACCGCTTTCTAATGAATCGTCCGAAGGTCGATTGGAATCCACGCTATTACCTCGAATATCGCTTGTTCTGGCCTTATTCTTCTGGGATATTCGGACAATGGATGGCGCATCAGATTGATACAGTACACTGGTTTACCGGATTAAATCACCCTCGTAGTGTTGTCGCTAGTGGCGGTATCTACCAATGGAATGACGGACGTACAAATCCGGATACACTAACCGCGGTCATGGATTATGGTCCTGCCAACGATATGAACAAGGGTTTCCAAGTACTCTATTCTTCCCGCTTTACCAACTCGGCGGGTGATGTTAAGGAATTATACTTCTCCAATTCCGGATCTCTAAATCTGGATACCAACGAGGTAAATTCACTTGGCGGATTAACACAGAAAGCAGCAGCAGAAATGGGATTAAAAGAAAACCTACTGCAGCCATTTACTTTGCCGAATGCGACGCGTTTGGAAACTTCCGCCAACACCGGTGGGGATCCGATGACCTCATTACACATGTTAAACTGGATGGAATGTGTTCGAAATCGCAAGACGCCAAATGCAGATGTCGTTGCAGGTTATAATCATTCGGTGGCCAATATCATGGGCAGAACAGCGTATGAAACCGGAAAACGTGTAACGTTTGATGATGTAAAACAAGTAGTGGTCACCTCCTAA
- a CDS encoding DUF6807 domain-containing protein → MKNKITGIMSACLLASIAVGCAQSADKKAITATGDRFAFVEDAANHKIDILLDGKPYTSYLYADSLKKAVLYPLRTKGDHFITRGWPVVPRANERTDHPHHIGLWFNYGDVNGLDFWNNSTAISPEKRMHYGSIQHAKVNALESHDNEGTLDVSKYWLGPEGDSLMLEETKYIFQVLPDSSTSIVLDVKLKALKDLSFKDNKEGLIGIRLARELEHPSDKPATFTDANGVATTVEKADNTGVTGRYISSEGKEGDDVWGTRGNWVNLNGTIEGEKVSLLIIDHPKNPGYPTYWHARGYGLFAANPLGQKEFSKGKEELNFKLAKGESTEFRYEVVIHSGSNLDAIAAGKLAESFSK, encoded by the coding sequence ATGAAAAATAAAATAACAGGGATAATGTCAGCATGCCTTCTCGCAAGTATAGCGGTCGGATGTGCGCAGTCGGCAGATAAGAAAGCGATCACTGCGACCGGCGATCGATTTGCTTTTGTTGAAGATGCTGCAAACCATAAAATCGATATTCTACTAGACGGAAAACCATATACATCCTATTTATATGCAGACAGTTTAAAGAAAGCGGTTTTATATCCACTGCGGACAAAAGGTGATCACTTTATTACCCGTGGATGGCCAGTGGTGCCTCGCGCCAATGAGCGGACGGATCATCCTCATCATATCGGTCTATGGTTTAACTATGGCGATGTGAATGGGCTCGATTTCTGGAATAACTCCACCGCCATTTCTCCAGAGAAACGTATGCACTATGGCAGCATTCAGCACGCCAAGGTCAATGCCTTAGAAAGCCATGACAACGAAGGAACATTGGATGTCAGCAAGTATTGGCTCGGACCAGAAGGGGATAGCCTAATGCTAGAAGAAACCAAGTACATCTTTCAAGTACTGCCTGATAGTTCCACAAGCATCGTCTTAGACGTCAAATTAAAAGCCTTAAAGGATCTATCCTTTAAAGATAATAAGGAAGGTTTAATCGGAATTCGCCTAGCCCGAGAACTAGAGCATCCTTCCGATAAACCTGCTACCTTTACCGATGCAAATGGCGTTGCTACGACCGTGGAGAAAGCCGATAATACCGGCGTCACAGGACGATATATCAGTAGTGAAGGAAAAGAGGGAGACGATGTTTGGGGAACCCGCGGAAATTGGGTAAACCTGAATGGGACCATTGAAGGTGAAAAAGTATCGCTGCTAATTATTGATCATCCGAAGAACCCGGGATATCCAACCTATTGGCATGCTCGCGGATATGGACTATTTGCCGCAAATCCGCTCGGCCAAAAGGAATTTAGCAAGGGCAAGGAGGAGCTGAACTTTAAACTCGCAAAAGGGGAGTCAACGGAGTTTAGGTATGAAGTTGTTATCCATTCTGGAAGCAATTTAGATGCAATTGCCGCAGGTAAGCTCGCGGAGTCCTTTTCGAAATAA
- a CDS encoding 3-oxoacyl-ACP synthase III family protein, giving the protein MGTKIIASGRCKSTHPVENFEFRSSTFFDDAGQELHGNAKIIEKLAAITGIQSRHYAHPQAVASNLAAEAAQAALSEAGLQVEQLDYIIVAHNYGDIPYGSSQSDMVPSLAARVKHQLGSKSSHGIAYDMIFGCAGWVEALIQADAFIRAGLAKHCMVIGAETLSRVVDKHDRDSMIFADGAGAVILSASEQSAGFLASHTATFSDIELDYIYFGTSNADRDNTRKRFIKMNGRKIYEFALNEVPTAMKVCLDKAGIPIEKLGAIFMHQANEKMNMAILERFYKLYDLPVPEGIMPMNVSEYGNSSVATVPTLFDLVRRGELENAQLQAGQFILFAAVGAGMNISAVAYQYA; this is encoded by the coding sequence ATGGGAACTAAAATTATTGCATCCGGTCGGTGCAAATCAACCCATCCGGTTGAAAACTTTGAATTTCGAAGCAGCACCTTTTTTGATGATGCGGGACAGGAGTTACATGGGAATGCGAAAATAATCGAAAAGCTTGCAGCCATTACGGGAATCCAAAGTCGTCATTATGCCCATCCGCAAGCTGTGGCAAGTAACCTTGCTGCCGAAGCGGCACAAGCAGCACTCAGCGAAGCCGGCTTACAGGTTGAACAGCTAGATTATATTATTGTCGCACATAACTATGGGGATATTCCCTACGGTTCAAGTCAATCGGATATGGTGCCGAGTTTGGCAGCGCGCGTTAAACATCAACTGGGCTCAAAATCATCACATGGCATTGCCTACGACATGATATTTGGTTGCGCAGGTTGGGTCGAAGCATTGATTCAGGCGGATGCCTTTATTCGTGCCGGGCTCGCCAAGCATTGTATGGTGATCGGGGCAGAGACCCTCTCACGTGTTGTCGATAAACATGATCGCGACTCCATGATTTTTGCCGATGGCGCTGGCGCCGTAATTCTATCCGCATCGGAACAATCCGCAGGATTCTTAGCCAGTCATACGGCGACTTTTTCAGATATCGAGTTAGATTATATCTATTTCGGAACTTCCAATGCTGACCGCGATAATACCCGAAAGCGATTTATAAAAATGAATGGTAGGAAGATTTATGAATTCGCACTCAATGAGGTACCAACGGCAATGAAAGTCTGCCTGGATAAGGCTGGAATACCGATTGAAAAACTAGGTGCTATCTTTATGCATCAGGCTAATGAAAAGATGAATATGGCAATCCTAGAGCGTTTTTATAAGCTATACGATCTGCCAGTGCCGGAGGGGATTATGCCGATGAATGTTAGTGAGTATGGAAATTCGAGCGTTGCGACGGTTCCAACTTTGTTTGATTTGGTACGCCGCGGAGAGTTGGAAAACGCCCAATTGCAAGCAGGTCAATTTATTCTCTTTGCTGCCGTCGGGGCGGGTATGAATATCAGTGCCGTAGCTTATCAATATGCATAA